Proteins found in one Brachyspira murdochii DSM 12563 genomic segment:
- a CDS encoding cyclophilin-like fold protein: protein MKNTIAFILLISSIFTMNAFTQSTKVKLIFNDNEVYALITNSNAGNDFLSLLPMNLKIEDFNGTEKISYLSKKLNTQNEPDGITPKAGDITYYAPWGNLAIFYKNFRYSNNLIYLGRFENISDISKLSNIKGYFEIRIEKAN from the coding sequence ATGAAAAATACTATTGCTTTTATATTACTTATATCGAGTATATTTACAATGAATGCTTTTACACAAAGTACAAAAGTAAAATTAATATTTAATGATAATGAAGTTTATGCTTTAATAACAAATTCAAATGCTGGAAATGATTTTTTATCGCTTCTGCCTATGAATTTGAAGATTGAAGATTTTAATGGTACAGAGAAAATATCATATTTGAGTAAAAAATTAAATACTCAAAATGAACCAGACGGCATAACTCCAAAAGCAGGTGATATAACTTATTATGCTCCTTGGGGTAATTTGGCTATATTTTATAAAAATTTCAGATATTCGAATAATTTAATTTATTTGGGAAGATTTGAAAATATTTCTGATATATCAAAACTTTCAAATATAAAAGGATATTTTGAAATTCGTATAGAGAAAGCAA
- a CDS encoding (R)-mandelonitrile lyase, with amino-acid sequence MKKYLLITFTLSIIFTAVSCNAGSKEASNGYEYAKSPEETVLIKKGDGQKSKGSADYFTGDVEVESITAPNETSKFSVAYVTFQPGARSAWHTHPAGQHLIVVEGVGLTQEEGKPIQEFRAGDILYCPSNVKHWHGASPNSYMKHVAITGDSNGNNVTWMEHVTDEEYYSYTNQ; translated from the coding sequence ATGAAAAAATATTTACTAATTACTTTTACTTTATCAATAATATTTACTGCTGTATCATGTAATGCAGGAAGTAAAGAGGCTTCAAATGGTTATGAATATGCAAAATCGCCAGAAGAAACAGTATTGATAAAAAAAGGCGATGGTCAAAAATCTAAAGGTTCAGCAGACTATTTTACAGGCGATGTTGAAGTTGAAAGTATAACAGCACCTAATGAAACATCTAAATTCTCAGTAGCCTATGTTACATTTCAGCCGGGAGCAAGAAGTGCATGGCATACACACCCAGCAGGACAGCATTTAATAGTTGTTGAAGGTGTAGGACTTACTCAAGAAGAAGGAAAACCCATTCAGGAGTTTAGAGCAGGAGATATTTTATACTGCCCTTCAAATGTTAAACATTGGCATGGAGCTTCTCCAAATTCTTATATGAAACATGTTGCTATAACAGGTGATTCAAACGGAAACAATGTTACTTGGATGGAACATGTTACTGATGAAGAATATTACAGCTATACTAATCAATAA